Part of the Paeniglutamicibacter sulfureus genome, GGTGCTGCACCTGAACTATAGCTTGGATTCACGATCTGCAAAATGGCAATCCAACTTTTCATGCGGGTGCTGCGTGTTCTTACCCGGGGGTAAAAGAACAAAGAACAAGGCCTCTCTTCGAAAAGGAATTGAGGCCCGATCTTCAGAGTGGACAACGAGGTTCGAACTCGCGACCTCGACCTTGGCAAGGTCGCGCTCTACCAGCTGAGCTATGTCCACGTGAAAAACCAACACACCAGGTGTGGATTCTTCGTGGGCGATACTGGGTTCGAACCAGTGACCTCTTCCGTGTCAGGGAAGCGCGCTACCGCTGCGCCAATCGCCCATACTGCTTGCAATGTTCCTACGAGGTGGGGACGGGATTCGAACCCGCGTAAACGGCTTTGCAGGCCGGTGCCTCGCCTCTCGGCCACCCCACCATAACCACTTGGTAAAATACCTCGTGGTTAGGTCGGCAAGCCGACCCGGTGATTCAAATGCGAGTGGACAACGAGGTTCGAACTCGCGACCTCGACCTTGGCAAGGTCGCGCTCTACCAGCTGAGCTATGTCCACATGAAAGAATCGCAATCCGCCCGGAATGTTTCGTTCCGTTTGGCTGCGTTCCAACGAGTAAAAACTCTATACGACGTTTCACCAAAGTTCCAAATCGACACATTCCCGCGCCGACATGCGGCAAAGATCCTTGTGATCCCGCGGTTTTTGACTGGCCCGAAAACGCCCGAAAACAGCAAAACGTCCCCTGGACGTGGAAAAATCTTCCTATGACTTCACCAGCGTTGGCCCAACAGACCTCTTTTGGGCGCATGTATGCCAGAAAAATCGGCGCCCTTCCGGAGGTTCCATCCATCACCACAGTCATTGGGCAGGAAAAAATGGACATGGACGGTTGGATAGGTCACATGGCGGCCACGGCCGTGGTCCAGGATGCCAGGCTGGGTGAGTCCGTCGGGAATTCCGCCAAGCTCAAGGCGCTGGCGCGCCAGGCATCCAACGCGGCTGCGGAATATCGTGACTTGGCCGCGGCCCGCGGGGACCGGGTGCACCAATACTGCGAGCAAATAGCATTGCGCGCCATGGGAAAGCCGCACCAGGCGGCCCAGGCCCGTGAAGCGCTCATCGCCAACAACGAAGAAGCCTTTGCCGGGCGCTTCGACGAGTGGTGGGAGACCTACCAGGTGCAACCACTTGCCGCGGAGGTGACTGTCTGGAACTCGAGCATCGGGTACGCCGGCACCCTTGACCTGGTTGCCACCATTGGCGGCCGGCTCTGCCTGATCGACTACAAGACCCGTGGCACCAATCGCGACGGCCGGGTCAAGCCACTTGACCCCAAGGTGGTCATGCAGTTGGCTGCAGGCGCAAAAGCCGAGGAAATGGTCATTGATCCAGCCGCCGGAACCTGGGAACCGTGGAAATACTCACAAGACCCGATGCTGTTGGGCGTGGCAATTGGCGAAACCGAAGTCCAGACCGTGATGGCCAATCCTGAGGTCCTGCCCGCGTACTGGTCGAAGTTCTGGTCGCTTCGCCAGGTATGGGGAGCCACCCAGAAGGTCGGTGATGCAGGGATGCCCCTGCGCGAGGTGGGCCCACCACCGCCACCGGCGGCATGAGGCGGTCGGTAGACTGGTGGGCAGGGGATAGGTGCGCAGCATTCGCTTGGCCGCGCCCGTCCACCTCCATCCACAGCACATTGCCGGAACCCAGCCGGCCGAAGGGAGACCGGACCGCATGGCCGTCTTAGGCATTCGCATCGTTGGCGACCCAATCCTCCGAACCCGCGCAGACGAGGTCACCGAATTCGGGCCCGAACTGCGCAAGCTCGTCGCGGACATGGACGAGACCATGGAAAACGTTGAGGGTGCAGGCCTCGCCGCACCCCAGGTGGGAGTCTCGCTTCGGGTCTTCACCTACCAAATCGGCGGGAACCGCGGGCACCTGATCAACCCGGTGCTGGAACTCGGCGAGGAATTCCAGGACGACGTGACAGAAGGCTGCCTGTCCATCCCCGGACTCGGCTACCCGGTGCGCCGCCGCCAATGGACCCGGGCCACCGGGGTTGACGTTGACGGCAACCCCGTGGTCGTGGAAGGCGAGGGATTCCTCGCCCGCTGCCTGCAACACGAGACCGACCACCTCGACGGAATCCTCTACATCGACCGGCTTGAGGGCGAACTGAAGAAGGACGCCTTCCGCAAGCTGCGCGACTCCAGCTACAACTCGGTTGCCGCAAACACCGTGACCAAGCGCAGCTCGGCGCTGGGATCCAGCTTCGGCGCCGGTTCGAGCTTCGGGAACCTGGCATGAGGGTCCTGTTCGCCGGGACCCCGCAGGTCGCCGTTGCCTCCCTCGACCAGCTCGTGAAAGACGGGTTTGACGTGGTTGCCGTGCTCACCCGCGAAGACGCCCCGGTGGGGCGCAAACGCGTCATGACCCCGTCCCCTGTAGCCGCACGGGCCGCGGAGCTCGGCATCGACATCATCCATGCCAACCGGATCGACGAGCCAACCCAGGAACGCCTGGCGGCCCTTGACCTGGAT contains:
- a CDS encoding cytochrome, whose product is MTSPALAQQTSFGRMYARKIGALPEVPSITTVIGQEKMDMDGWIGHMAATAVVQDARLGESVGNSAKLKALARQASNAAAEYRDLAAARGDRVHQYCEQIALRAMGKPHQAAQAREALIANNEEAFAGRFDEWWETYQVQPLAAEVTVWNSSIGYAGTLDLVATIGGRLCLIDYKTRGTNRDGRVKPLDPKVVMQLAAGAKAEEMVIDPAAGTWEPWKYSQDPMLLGVAIGETEVQTVMANPEVLPAYWSKFWSLRQVWGATQKVGDAGMPLREVGPPPPPAA
- the def gene encoding peptide deformylase, with translation MAVLGIRIVGDPILRTRADEVTEFGPELRKLVADMDETMENVEGAGLAAPQVGVSLRVFTYQIGGNRGHLINPVLELGEEFQDDVTEGCLSIPGLGYPVRRRQWTRATGVDVDGNPVVVEGEGFLARCLQHETDHLDGILYIDRLEGELKKDAFRKLRDSSYNSVAANTVTKRSSALGSSFGAGSSFGNLA